GTTCGTGGTGATGCTCGCCGGTCTTATGCTGCCGTGGCGTCAGGCCGGCGCCGCCGTCGCCACCTATCTGGCGGCCGGTGCGGTCGGCCTGCCGGTGTTTGCCGGCGGCACCTCCACGCTGGCCCTGGTCGGCCCGAGCGCCGGCTTCCTCTTCGGCTTCCTGCCGGGTGTGGTGGTCATCGCCCTGCTGCGCGGCAAGTCCGACACTTCGTCCTTCGCGGCCGCCGCGCGCACCGCGGGCCGCTACCTGCTGGCCGCGCTGGTCGGCGGCGTCGTGGTGGTGTACGCCTTCGGCTTCGTCATCCAGTCCGCGCTGACCGGTGCGCCGCTCGCCGCCGTGGCCCTGGCCTCCATGGGCTTCGTGGTTGGCGACGCCATCAAGGCCGTGGTGGCCTCTCTGGCCGCCGCCGGCCTGTCCAAGCTCGGTCGCTGACCTGAGCTACTAGCTAGCTACTGGCCGGCTATTACAGCACTCCCACATCGGCGGTGCGGACCGTATGGTCCGTGCCGTCTTGTGTTCTCAGGATCAGTGAGGCGTCTTCGTTGAGGCCGATGGCTTCGCCGGTCAGCGTGGTGCCGTCCGTGAAGTGCGCCTCGACCTGACGGCCGCGCGCCCAGCACACCGCCTTCACCTCCTCGCGCAACGACTCGGCCTGGCCCTTCGGGTCGGCGATGAACTTCACCAACCGCTCGCGGAAGCCCTCGACCTGACGTTCGGCCACCGCATCGCGCATCTCGCCGAACGACGGCAGCCCGGAGACATGCAGCTGCAGCGAGGTCGATTGCGGCGTGGGCAGCCGACAGGCGCCCAAGGCCAGGTTCAGGCCGACGCCGAACACGATGACGACGTCGTCATCGACATCAGCATCAGTACCGGTACCGGACGACGGCGGAATCACCAGTTCCGAGAGCAGCCCGCCCAGCTTGAGCCCGTGGCAGAACACGTCGTTCGGCCATTTGAGTTCCAGCGAGCAGTCCGGCTGGTTCGGCGCGGCACCGTATTCCTCGATCATGCCGTTCAGGGCGTCCAGCGTGACCAGTCCGGCGATCATCTGCAGCCAGCCATTGACGGATTCGTCGGTGGCGATCGCGCGCGGAATGCGCACGGCATAGGACATCGTCGAGCAACGGCCGGGCTGACTGACCCACTTGTGACCATTGCGCCCACGGCCGGCGGTCTGCCGGTCGGCGGCCACCACGGCCACCGCCAGTTCGCCATCCTGGTGGTCGGGCAACGTCAACGACCCGTCGCCAATCATCTGTACGGCCAGCGCGTTGGTCGAATCGGTTTCGTCCACGGCGACCACATGATCTGCGACGGCTGTAGTTCTGGGTAGCTGCGGCGTTGCAGCTTTCAACGCAATCATCATGGGCACTACGTTACCTCGATTTTGGCGCGATATGCCCGCGTTATTCCATGGAAAAGCGCGCAAAATCAACTATTTTCACCCACATAGCCCATGTTAACGTTCACAACTTCGGAAATTCCGCATTCGCCGACCCCACGCATGCACCCGGCCGTCATATTGGCTTGCGAACAATGGCGATGCCCGGCAGACATCGAATATCAACCGTTGACCTGTGCGGCTACCATATATTGTCATGACGTCACCAGCCACCGCGAAGCTTGCCGCCGTATCCAGCCGCCAGTCCCACCCGCATCTTGCGCGCGCGGGCGCTGCCGCGCGCTGGACACTGGCCGTGCTGGCCGGCCTGTGGCTTGCACTGTGCACGGCGGTCGGCCCGCTGTACTGGGACGAGGAGAACGGCACCCTCGCCCATTGGAACTGGGCCAATACCGCAATATTCGTCGTGTCATTCCTGATATATCTCGGAATCATCACGCTGATGGTGCGATTCGCAGCAGGCCAGCGCATACTGCCGAGGGCTATCGGCGAGCGACTACGTCAACATCAGCAGAATAGCGAAACATCACGGCCCGCCGCCGATCAGCAGGCCAGCCAACCAGCCAAGACCCGTCGTACCGTTCGCGCTATCGTCACGTCCACCGTCACTGTTCTGGACCGCTGGATCACACGCGGCACGAACCGGTTCTGGAAGCTTATGCTGGTGTTTTTTGTCGGCTGGCTCTGGGTGCCGACCACTCTGCTGGCCGCATTCGGTGCGGACCTCCGCTCACAGATCCGTGAATTCAGCTGGGCCTGGAACCAGTGGACCGGCCTGAAACA
This DNA window, taken from Bifidobacterium longum subsp. longum JCM 1217, encodes the following:
- a CDS encoding biotin--[acetyl-CoA-carboxylase] ligase codes for the protein MMIALKAATPQLPRTTAVADHVVAVDETDSTNALAVQMIGDGSLTLPDHQDGELAVAVVAADRQTAGRGRNGHKWVSQPGRCSTMSYAVRIPRAIATDESVNGWLQMIAGLVTLDALNGMIEEYGAAPNQPDCSLELKWPNDVFCHGLKLGGLLSELVIPPSSGTGTDADVDDDVVIVFGVGLNLALGACRLPTPQSTSLQLHVSGLPSFGEMRDAVAERQVEGFRERLVKFIADPKGQAESLREEVKAVCWARGRQVEAHFTDGTTLTGEAIGLNEDASLILRTQDGTDHTVRTADVGVL
- a CDS encoding biotin transporter BioY, whose amino-acid sequence is MQTSHTTASAAATTSLARRIVAASWKPVLFAVLMWLSAAAGEIPIPGTPVPITLQTFVVMLAGLMLPWRQAGAAVATYLAAGAVGLPVFAGGTSTLALVGPSAGFLFGFLPGVVVIALLRGKSDTSSFAAAARTAGRYLLAALVGGVVVVYAFGFVIQSALTGAPLAAVALASMGFVVGDAIKAVVASLAAAGLSKLGR